In the Dolichospermum flos-aquae CCAP 1403/13F genome, TAAAACAGCCTAGTAAAGAAGCCTTTATTTTTATTAAACATTCCTATGAAGTTCCCGAAGAAACAAGACTGAGTTATGCAGAATTACATCAATCTGCTGAAAATATAGCTAATCTTCTGCTGCAACACAATCCTAATAGTAGTTTACCTGTACTATTGGTTTTTCCTCCAGGGTTAGAGTTTATAAAGGCTTTCTTTGGATGCCTCTATGCAGGAATGATTGCAGTACCAACAAATCCACCTAGACGTAACCAGAGTTTGAAGCGCATCAAATCCATAGTTGCAGATTCAGGAGCTTGTATTGGTCTCACCAGCGAATCATTGTTAAAACCATTACAGGAAATGGTGCTAGACAATTCAGATTCCCAAGGGTTGCAATGGCTGTCTATGAATAACTTAGTAGTAGATAATACCGATAACGGACAACAACAGGATTTACCCGTAGTGGCATCCCAAACCATAGCATTTTTACAATACACATCTGGATCAACTGGAGACCCAAAAGCTGTGATGGTGACTCACAGCAACCTGATCCATAACGAGCAGATGATTCAAAAATCTTTTGGTCATAGTCAGGAGACTCTATTTGTAGGCTGGCTACCTCTTTATCATGATATGGGCTTGGTGGGTAATGTGTTACAGCCATTGTTCTTAGGTATTACCTCAATTTTAATGTCTCCAGTAGACTTCCTCCAACAGCCTTATCGGTGGTTAAAAGCTATTTCCGATTATCGAGCCACTACTAGCGGCGGACCCAACTTTGCTTATGACTTATGTGTACGTAAAATCACGCCCGACCAGCGTTTATCTTTAGACCTCAGTAGTTGGCAGTTAGCCTTTAACGGAGCAGAACCAATTCGAGCAGATACCTTGCGTGCCTTTACAGAAGCCTTTGCACCTTGTGGTTTTCGCCCAAACAGCTTTTATCCTTGTTACGGAATGGCAGAAACTACCCTATTGGTATCAGGGGGAAAAAAAGAAGATTTGCCAGTTGTTTATTCACTAGATCGAGATGCTTTGAGCCGAGGAGAGGCGATCGCCTCTGAAAAGAATTATGAGTATCAAGTAACACAATCAATCGTAGGGTGTGGTAAATCCTGTGCAGAAGGAACTGTACGGATAGTTAATCCAGAAACATTAGTTAATTGTTCAGATTGCCAAGTAGGTGAGATTTGGGTAGCTGGTCCCCATGTTGCTCAAGGCTATTGGCATAGGACTGAACAGACAGAAAAAACTTTTCAAGCCTACATTGCCGATACCAAAGAAGGACCATTTCTCCGCACAGGAGATTTAGGATTCTTGGAAAATGGTGAGTTATTTGTCACAGGACGGATCAAAGATGTAATTATCATCCGAGGACGTAATCATTATCCCCAAGATATAGAACTAACAGTAGAAAAAAGTCACCCATCCCTAAAACTTGGTAGCGGTGCTGCCTTTAGCATAGACATCAACGGTGAAGAACGGCTAGTAGTCTGTCAAGAAATAGAACGAAGTTATTTACGAAAACTTGATATTAATGAAGTAGTTACAGCTATCCGCAGAGCAGTATCTCAGGAACATGAACTGCAACTTTATGCTGTAGTCTTGCTGAAGACAGGCAGTATCCTCAAGACATCCAGTGGCAAAATCCAGCGCCAAGCCTGTCTAAGTTCATTTATAAATGATGATCTGAATGTAGTAGGTTTGTGGAAATCAGAAGTAGAAATCCTCAAAAATGTAGCCAATTCCCTAGAATCTTCTCAATATGATCTCACATCTGAGTCTTTACATGGTAATTCAGAATATACTATCGAGTCTATTCTCAATTGGATTGAAGCCTGGGTAGCTAAAAAATTAAAAATAGATCCCCATCAAATTGATCCTAGTAAATCTTTTGCCGATTATGGAATAGATTCAATCATGGCGGTAGAATTTTCTCAAGCATTAGGGGATTGGCTAGAACATCCTCTAGAAGCAACTATACTTTGGAACTTCTCCACCATTGAATCCTTAGGGCAATATTTAACAGATGAACTCAAGAAAAAATCCTCTGCTTCTCAACCACTGGTACTAGATGAACAGGAAATTTCCCCAGCACCTAATTACCCTCCCCAACTGGAAATTGAGTCATTGATTGACCAAGAAATATTAGAATTAGAAAAGTTGTTGGGGGCAGGTAAATGAGTAATACTGAATCAAATCAAGAGCAAACAACCTCATTACAAAGGTTACTCCACGCCCTAAAACAAGCTCGTACCCAAATCGAAAATACAGAACGACAAAAAACTGAACCCATAGCGATTATTGGTATGGGGTTTCGATTTCCCGGTGGAGTGAAAGACCAAGAGACATTTTGGCAACTATTAGATCAGGGAGTAGATGCTATTACTGAAGTTCCTAGCGATCGCTGGGATGTTGAGCGTTATTATGATCTTAATCCAGATGCACCAGGAAAAATATATACCCGTTATGGCGGGTTTTTAGAACAAGTAGACCAATTTGATCCGCAATTTTTCGGTATTGCTCCCCGCGAAGCCATGGATATGGACCCCCAACACCGATTGTTATTAGAAATGACCTGGGAAGCCATAGAAAATGCCGGCATTGCCCCAGAGCGACTGAAAGGCACGCAAACAGGCCTATTTGTCGGCATGAGTTCCGATGATTATTCCCAACTCAGTTTGAATTTTGAGGATTTAAACAGCGTCGAAGCCTACAGAGGATTAGGGAGCGCTCGCAGTATAGCCGTTGGTCGTTTGGCGCATATTCTGGATTTACAGGGCTTAACGATGCAACTAGATACATCTTGCTCATCTTCCCTATTAGCCATTCATTTAGCCTGTCAAAGTCTGCGTTCCGGTGAATCTCATCTGGCTATAGCTGGTGGTGTGAATTTAATTCTTTCCCCCATGAACACCATCTTGGGATGCAAACTTCGCGCTTTATCAACCGATGGCCGTTGTAAGACCTTTGACGCTGCGGCGGATGGTTATGTCAGAGGAGAAGGGGGTGGTATGGTGTTACTAAAGCGGCTATCTGAGGCAGAAGCTGATGGTGACAACATCCTAGCATTAATTCGGGGTTCTGCCGCCAATCATGATGGTAAAAGTAATGGACTAACAGCCCCTAACGGCTTGGCTCAAGAGGCTGTAATTAAACAAGCTTTAACCAATGCACGTGTAAAACCAGAACAGATTCAATATGTAGAAGCACATGGTACAGGAACACCTCTAGGAGATCCAATTGAAGTATTGGCATTAGGGAAAGTTTTCTGTCAAGGTCGCTCAGAGCAAGAACCGTTAATCATTGGTTCAGTTAAAACTAACTTTGGTCACTTGGAAGCCGCAGCGGGAATAGCCAGTTTAATTAAAGTAGTCCTGTGTTTACAACATCAGCAAATACCGCCCCATTTACACTGCCAAAATCCTAATCCTTATATACCTTGGGATCAACTAGCGATCGCTATTCCCACCGAATTAACTCCATTATCTCCCCAAGATAGCCATTTAGCCGGAATTAGCTGCTTTGGCATGAGTGGCACAAATGTACATATTATTGTCGAATCACCCGCAACTCCAGTCAAAAGTGAGGATGATCCACAACTGCATCTTTTGACCCTTTCCGGCAAAACTGAACAGGGTTTGCGAGATTTAGCCCAAAGTTATGAAGAATTTTTAAATCAGCATCCTGACATCTCCATTGCGGATATATGTTTTACTGCAAATACAGGGCGATCGCACTTTGATCATAGACTAGGGATTATTGCCCAATCACATCATCACCTGCACCGACAACTAGAGGATTTCCGACAACAGACACCAATTACCTCGGTAATCAGTGGGCAACTGACCAGCAAAAAACGCCCAAAAATTGCCTTTTTATTCACAGGACAAGGTTCGCAATATGTGAACATGGGCAAAGAACTATACCAAACCCAACCAGTTTTTCGCCAATCCCTAGACCAATGCGCCCAAATTCTCAGTTCTGAATTAGAGTATCCACTTTTGGAAATTCTCTATTCACAAACAAGGGAAAATCCTCTAATTAATCAAACAGCATGCACCCAACCAGCCCTATTTGCCCTAGAATATGCCCTCACCCAACTTTGGCAATCCTGGGGAATTAAACCAGATATAGTCATGGGTCACAGTGTCGGCGAATACGTCGCCGCTTGTGTAGCCGGGATTTTCAGCCTAGAAGACGGACTCAAACTGATTACCCACCGGGGACGGTTGATGCAGCAGTTACCAGAAGACGGAGAGATGGTAGCAGTCATGGCATCAGGGGGACAAGTACAACCAATTATTACCCCCTACAAAGACCAAATAGCGATCGCTGCCTACAACACAGCCAACAGCATAGTCATTTCCGGGGCGAAAACAGCCATCAGAGACGTTTGTAACCAATTAGAATCCCAGGGAATCAAAACCAAAAATCTCCAGGTATCTCACGCCTTCCACTCCCCACTCATGCAGCCAATGCTGGCAGAGTTTGCCACTGCTTCCGCCCAAATTACCTACAAGCAACCGCAAATTCCCTTAATTTCTAACCTCACAGGAAAACCAGCCACCGCAGACATTACCACTGGGCAATACTGGGTAAATCATATCTGCGACCCCGTGAAATTTGCGGATAGTGTCACTACATTAAATCAACTGGGTTATAAAATCTACTTAGAAATTGGACCCCAACCCATCTTGTTAGGGATGGTAAATCAACAGGAATCTCCAGTAGTGCCTTTAACCTTACCTAGCCTATATCCAAAACTTCCTGACTACCAACAATTACTGCAAAGTCTCGCCACCCTGTATACTCATGGTGTGTCAGTGAATTGGCCAGAATTTCACCAAACTGACACCAACCGTCGCAAAGTTGCCCTACCTACCTATCCATTTCGAAGAGAACGCTACTGGATCAATAGACATCTCCAAGGCAAAAATCAGGTCACTCATTCCCCATTCTCTCAAGATCAACAACGACACCCCATTTTAGGATATCGTTTGAGTAATGTAGCAACCTTGCCCCATACTTACATTTGGGAAACACCAATAGATGAATTTTATCTCTCTTGGTTAAAAGATCATCAAGTCTGGGATACCGTGATCATGCCCCATACTGGGTATCTGCAAATAGCTTTTGAAGCCACTCAAGCAGCCTTTGGTCAGCCAGGGAATGAAATTACTAATTTAAAACTTTACTATCCTCTGTTTTTGTCAACAGCAGAAGAGCAAAAGATTCAAGTGATTCTCTCCCCCCAATCGGAAAGTAAGATGTTACTGCAAGTGTATAGCTGTCGCCTCAGTAAATCCTCTTCCACATCAGAGTGGACTTTATACGCAGATGCACAAGTTTCGTCTTCACCAACCTATCCAGAACAAACAGATAATTCACGGAGGTTAATAGAAGTATGAAATTTGGTTTAATGTTCTTTGCCAGCAGTGAAGATGCCCTGGTAGGTGATAAATACAGCCTAGTGATTGACAGCGCCCGATTTGCCGATCAGCACGGCTTTAGTAGTATTTGGACACCAGAGCGGCACTTTACTCAATTTGGTAGTTTATACCCCAATCCAGCGGTTTTGAATGCAGCTTTAGCTAGGGAGACCCAACGGATTCGTTTACAAGCAGGTAGCGTGGTTATGCCTCTGCACCATCCCCTAGAAGTAGCAGAATCATGGTCTTTAGTAGATAACCTGTCCAATGGACGAGTGGGTATATCTTTAGCGCCGGGTTGGAATCCTGGTGATTTTGCCACCTCTCCAGACAAGTATAGCGATCGCCACCAAGCCGTTTTTACCAACTTAGAGATTTTACGCAAACTCTGGCAAGGAGAATCTCTAAAAGTTACCGACGGCAAAGGACAACCCACAGAAGTCCGCATTTATCCCACCCCCATACAGCCCCAATTGCCCATTTGGATCACAGCAGCAGGTAATCCCCAAACATACATCAAAGCCGGAGAAGTGGGGGCAAATCTGCTAACGCACCTTCTAGATCAAGAGGTGGAAACATTAGGAGAAAAAATCGCCCTCTACCGTCAAGCTAGAGCTAGAAACGGTCATGATCCAGAAGCAGGAATAGTCTCACTCATGCTGCATACCTTTGTTGGTCAAGATTTTGAGCTAGTCCGTGAACAAGCAAGACTACCTTACTGTAATTACCTCAAAGCCAACATTGGACTTCTCAAAGGACTAGCCCAAAGTCGAGGTCACGATGTTGATATTAGTACATTGCCTGAGCGAGACTTGAATGATTTTGTTAACTTTTTGTATGATCGCTTTGCGACATCAAGAGGCTTAATTGGCACTCCTGAGACTTGTCAGAACTTACTAGCACAGTTGGATAGAATTGGTGTTAATGAAGTAGCGTGCTTACTGGATTTTGGTTTAAGTAAAGAACTGATTCTCCAACAGTTACCTGATCTCAATCAATTACGAGAAGAGGATCAGGGAATGGGGAACAGGGAACTCTTAACAGGGAACAGGAAGCAGGAGTTAGTAACTTCGCACCAGTCCGTTATTCCTGTAGAGTCCCTAGAAACTATTCGTTTGCGTTGTCAAGATCAGAGAAACGCCCGCGAATTTTATCAACTACTGCAAGGACATGGGTTACAGTTACAAGCAACCTATCAGGGTATTCAAAATCTGTGGTTAGGTGAACGAGAAGCCTTAGCCCAAATTAAATTATCAGGTGAGGTAGCCTTTGGTAATGGGTTTCAAGTGCGAGCGGCGGTATTAGATGCCTGTCACCAAGTCTTAGGGGCAACATTACTGGGTAAAATCCTATCGGGAGGAATGGAGACTGATACTCAGACTACCCCAGAGAAAATGTCCCTCTATTTACCCACAGGACTCAAGAGTTTTCAAATTTATGAATCTCTAGGAACGGAAGTTTGGAGTCATGCTGTCCTGCGTCACCATCAAAGCAGTAATTCTAGTGTCGCTGCTCAAGAGATGATAGAAGGAGATATTTATATTTTTAATAGTACAGGTAATCTGGTGGTGAAAGTATCTGGTTTGCAGATGCAAAGTACCACGGTTGCAGGTCAATCAACCAGTCAAAAACAGCAAGATCCGAATTTGTTGTATGAGTTACAATGGCAACCTCAGCCTTGGGTAGAAGTTGCGTCAACCACAACCGAGCCAGGTGTGTGGTTAATATTTGCAGACCAATCTGGAGTTAGTCAGAATGTAATTGAGTTATTAGAAGCCCAAGGTGATACCTGTTGGATTATTAATCACAGTGAAAACTCCCAGAATCAACCCCAACAGCAAATTGTTGTGACTCCTGGGGATCAAACCCAGATGCAACAGTTAATGAGTCAGGCTTTAGCGCCAGGACATCCTCTCTGTCGCGGTATACTGCATCTGTGGAGTTTAGATGTTACTCCCAGTCAAGCCACCACGTTGCCATCTCTGCAACAGGATCAAACCCTAACTGTCACCAGTTTTTTACATCTAGTGCAAGCAGTTAGCCAAACTGCTCAGGCTCAAATTCCCCCCATCTGGATTGTGACTCAGGACGTGCAGCAGGTGGGATCAGAAACAACTCCCCGTTCTATTGCTCAAGCTCCGATTTGGGGTTTAGGACGAGTTGTAGCCACCGAATTGCCCAAGGTGTGGGGAGGATTGGTAGATTTAGATGGAGATAATACACCTGAAGTATCTGCGAAACAATTACTGCACATATTACAAACAAGCGATCGCGAAGATCAGATTGTTCTCCGTCAAGGACATCCCCATATTCTCCGCCTAGTCAAGAGTCAAAAAACACCAGTTTCACCCCAATCTATCCAACTGCAACCAGAAGCTACTTATGCAATTACCGGAGGATTTGGGCATTTTGGACTAGAAAGTGCGAAATGGTTGGCAAAAAAAGGCGCGAAATCCCTAGCTTTAATCGGCAGACGCACCCCATCCAGTCCAGTCCAGTCCGCCATTAAGGAATTAGAAAAAACTGGAGTTCAAGTCCTGGTTGTTGAAGCAGATGTGTCCGATGTAACGGGCATGACCGAGGCGATCGCTACCATCCAATCTACCTGTCCACCCTTAAAGGGAATTTTCCACATAGCAGGTTTGAGTCAACAAAACCTATTGACAAATATCACAACTAATGATATGGATGCCATGTTGCGTCCTAAAGTTTTTGGCACCTGGAACTTACATCAACTCACATTGGATCTCCATCTCGATTTCTTCTTCAGCACCTCTTCCATGTCTCCCGTATTTGGATCTCAAGGACTAGGACATTATGCTGCGGCTAATTACTTCCTAGATATTTTTGCCCACTATCGTCACAGTTTAGGACTACCAGCATTAACCGTCAATGTTGGGGCTTTAGCAGGTGGTGGTATGGCTTTAGCTTCACCGGCAGGGGAGAAATATACTACCCAAATAGGTTTAAATTTAACTCACCCTAGTGATTTACTAGATGTGGCTGGAGGCTTTTTCTCACAAGCAGATGTAGCGAATATGGTCATTGCCGATATGGATTGGTCACTATTCAAACCCCTTTATGAAGGGACTACTGGTAAACTGCTTTTAGGACAAATAGAGGCACAAAATAGCGCAACTCAGGCAAAAATAGGACAACGAGATATCCTTTGGCAACAGTTGGAGACATTACCGGAAAGTGAGCGTTACCAACAAGTAGTGACTCATTTACAACAAGAAGTAGCCAACATCCTCGGTTACTCTGCCAATCAG is a window encoding:
- a CDS encoding type I polyketide synthase, producing the protein MKFGLMFFASSEDALVGDKYSLVIDSARFADQHGFSSIWTPERHFTQFGSLYPNPAVLNAALARETQRIRLQAGSVVMPLHHPLEVAESWSLVDNLSNGRVGISLAPGWNPGDFATSPDKYSDRHQAVFTNLEILRKLWQGESLKVTDGKGQPTEVRIYPTPIQPQLPIWITAAGNPQTYIKAGEVGANLLTHLLDQEVETLGEKIALYRQARARNGHDPEAGIVSLMLHTFVGQDFELVREQARLPYCNYLKANIGLLKGLAQSRGHDVDISTLPERDLNDFVNFLYDRFATSRGLIGTPETCQNLLAQLDRIGVNEVACLLDFGLSKELILQQLPDLNQLREEDQGMGNRELLTGNRKQELVTSHQSVIPVESLETIRLRCQDQRNAREFYQLLQGHGLQLQATYQGIQNLWLGEREALAQIKLSGEVAFGNGFQVRAAVLDACHQVLGATLLGKILSGGMETDTQTTPEKMSLYLPTGLKSFQIYESLGTEVWSHAVLRHHQSSNSSVAAQEMIEGDIYIFNSTGNLVVKVSGLQMQSTTVAGQSTSQKQQDPNLLYELQWQPQPWVEVASTTTEPGVWLIFADQSGVSQNVIELLEAQGDTCWIINHSENSQNQPQQQIVVTPGDQTQMQQLMSQALAPGHPLCRGILHLWSLDVTPSQATTLPSLQQDQTLTVTSFLHLVQAVSQTAQAQIPPIWIVTQDVQQVGSETTPRSIAQAPIWGLGRVVATELPKVWGGLVDLDGDNTPEVSAKQLLHILQTSDREDQIVLRQGHPHILRLVKSQKTPVSPQSIQLQPEATYAITGGFGHFGLESAKWLAKKGAKSLALIGRRTPSSPVQSAIKELEKTGVQVLVVEADVSDVTGMTEAIATIQSTCPPLKGIFHIAGLSQQNLLTNITTNDMDAMLRPKVFGTWNLHQLTLDLHLDFFFSTSSMSPVFGSQGLGHYAAANYFLDIFAHYRHSLGLPALTVNVGALAGGGMALASPAGEKYTTQIGLNLTHPSDLLDVAGGFFSQADVANMVIADMDWSLFKPLYEGTTGKLLLGQIEAQNSATQAKIGQRDILWQQLETLPESERYQQVVTHLQQEVANILGYSANQPLFNPEVGFFDLGMDSLLAVAFKNKLENSLGSSLPTVLIFEHPNVISLTEYIITEVLQWESAIDDDNVQPVSQPSGLETELSQTIQELSEQTLEDLINQKLARALEDD
- a CDS encoding AMP-binding protein is translated as MEHLCYTSIPNPTNSLTIVDILREYALKQPSKEAFIFIKHSYEVPEETRLSYAELHQSAENIANLLLQHNPNSSLPVLLVFPPGLEFIKAFFGCLYAGMIAVPTNPPRRNQSLKRIKSIVADSGACIGLTSESLLKPLQEMVLDNSDSQGLQWLSMNNLVVDNTDNGQQQDLPVVASQTIAFLQYTSGSTGDPKAVMVTHSNLIHNEQMIQKSFGHSQETLFVGWLPLYHDMGLVGNVLQPLFLGITSILMSPVDFLQQPYRWLKAISDYRATTSGGPNFAYDLCVRKITPDQRLSLDLSSWQLAFNGAEPIRADTLRAFTEAFAPCGFRPNSFYPCYGMAETTLLVSGGKKEDLPVVYSLDRDALSRGEAIASEKNYEYQVTQSIVGCGKSCAEGTVRIVNPETLVNCSDCQVGEIWVAGPHVAQGYWHRTEQTEKTFQAYIADTKEGPFLRTGDLGFLENGELFVTGRIKDVIIIRGRNHYPQDIELTVEKSHPSLKLGSGAAFSIDINGEERLVVCQEIERSYLRKLDINEVVTAIRRAVSQEHELQLYAVVLLKTGSILKTSSGKIQRQACLSSFINDDLNVVGLWKSEVEILKNVANSLESSQYDLTSESLHGNSEYTIESILNWIEAWVAKKLKIDPHQIDPSKSFADYGIDSIMAVEFSQALGDWLEHPLEATILWNFSTIESLGQYLTDELKKKSSASQPLVLDEQEISPAPNYPPQLEIESLIDQEILELEKLLGAGK
- a CDS encoding type I polyketide synthase yields the protein MSNTESNQEQTTSLQRLLHALKQARTQIENTERQKTEPIAIIGMGFRFPGGVKDQETFWQLLDQGVDAITEVPSDRWDVERYYDLNPDAPGKIYTRYGGFLEQVDQFDPQFFGIAPREAMDMDPQHRLLLEMTWEAIENAGIAPERLKGTQTGLFVGMSSDDYSQLSLNFEDLNSVEAYRGLGSARSIAVGRLAHILDLQGLTMQLDTSCSSSLLAIHLACQSLRSGESHLAIAGGVNLILSPMNTILGCKLRALSTDGRCKTFDAAADGYVRGEGGGMVLLKRLSEAEADGDNILALIRGSAANHDGKSNGLTAPNGLAQEAVIKQALTNARVKPEQIQYVEAHGTGTPLGDPIEVLALGKVFCQGRSEQEPLIIGSVKTNFGHLEAAAGIASLIKVVLCLQHQQIPPHLHCQNPNPYIPWDQLAIAIPTELTPLSPQDSHLAGISCFGMSGTNVHIIVESPATPVKSEDDPQLHLLTLSGKTEQGLRDLAQSYEEFLNQHPDISIADICFTANTGRSHFDHRLGIIAQSHHHLHRQLEDFRQQTPITSVISGQLTSKKRPKIAFLFTGQGSQYVNMGKELYQTQPVFRQSLDQCAQILSSELEYPLLEILYSQTRENPLINQTACTQPALFALEYALTQLWQSWGIKPDIVMGHSVGEYVAACVAGIFSLEDGLKLITHRGRLMQQLPEDGEMVAVMASGGQVQPIITPYKDQIAIAAYNTANSIVISGAKTAIRDVCNQLESQGIKTKNLQVSHAFHSPLMQPMLAEFATASAQITYKQPQIPLISNLTGKPATADITTGQYWVNHICDPVKFADSVTTLNQLGYKIYLEIGPQPILLGMVNQQESPVVPLTLPSLYPKLPDYQQLLQSLATLYTHGVSVNWPEFHQTDTNRRKVALPTYPFRRERYWINRHLQGKNQVTHSPFSQDQQRHPILGYRLSNVATLPHTYIWETPIDEFYLSWLKDHQVWDTVIMPHTGYLQIAFEATQAAFGQPGNEITNLKLYYPLFLSTAEEQKIQVILSPQSESKMLLQVYSCRLSKSSSTSEWTLYADAQVSSSPTYPEQTDNSRRLIEV